From Halanaeroarchaeum sulfurireducens, a single genomic window includes:
- a CDS encoding DUF7289 family protein, with protein MDGTRDRSQSETLGVVLLLGITILSVTALATFGSGAISGIQHTVDVQSSEHALSQLDSRASLVAFGESNSQSVSLGRGRQGTYSVAPDTGRIRVTHVNYTEGESREIYNDTLGTIQYESGPTTIAYQGGGVWRSESTGGSTMISTPEMHYRGMTLTLPIIGVSGTGSVAGSASADIAVENESRTVYPDNSSYTNPVQNGTIQVAVQSEFYRAWANYFESRTDGTVSTYHENETAVFELVSTGTYGDFDMPMDEEPIELRALGGGHPLSELTITIAPDQPDSQVFTGFDWSMYAESGNQQFEIHLATNGQASCDDDVSATVFYTNGSEYQGWHDEDAFQVECSDVNGDEENEARLTANLTGTTRMTYTTVKNNELLVYDVDNDLADPITFDEHADTVEWESDGGTTFEVDDTTTIGNVTNHYVGLLGPNVDLTVKDGPGEGSDESSEGNVNEDASGGYVITDRSGQYVTYLHVSENNVTVHLE; from the coding sequence ATGGATGGGACGAGGGACCGCAGTCAAAGCGAGACGCTCGGGGTCGTCCTGTTGCTCGGGATCACCATCCTGAGTGTAACTGCCCTCGCCACGTTCGGCAGCGGTGCGATCAGTGGGATCCAGCATACCGTCGACGTGCAAAGCTCCGAGCACGCCCTCAGTCAACTCGATTCGAGGGCGTCGCTGGTGGCCTTCGGTGAATCAAATTCCCAGTCCGTCTCTCTGGGTCGAGGGCGACAGGGAACGTACAGCGTCGCTCCCGATACGGGCCGGATCAGGGTCACACACGTCAATTACACTGAGGGAGAGTCCCGCGAAATATACAACGACACGCTGGGGACGATACAGTACGAGTCGGGGCCGACGACCATCGCGTACCAGGGTGGTGGCGTCTGGCGCTCGGAGTCGACTGGCGGGAGTACGATGATATCGACCCCGGAGATGCACTATCGCGGCATGACGCTGACTCTGCCGATCATCGGTGTCTCCGGTACCGGGTCCGTGGCTGGTTCTGCCAGCGCGGATATCGCAGTGGAAAACGAGTCACGAACGGTGTACCCCGATAACTCCTCGTATACGAATCCCGTGCAGAACGGAACCATCCAGGTTGCCGTCCAGAGCGAGTTCTACCGGGCCTGGGCGAACTATTTCGAGTCGCGGACTGACGGTACCGTGAGCACGTATCACGAAAACGAGACCGCCGTGTTCGAACTCGTGTCGACCGGTACGTACGGGGATTTCGATATGCCCATGGACGAGGAACCAATCGAGCTTCGGGCCCTGGGCGGCGGTCACCCGCTATCGGAATTGACGATCACGATCGCTCCCGACCAGCCCGATAGTCAGGTGTTTACCGGGTTCGACTGGTCGATGTACGCCGAATCGGGGAATCAACAGTTCGAGATACATCTGGCGACGAATGGGCAGGCAAGCTGTGACGATGACGTCTCCGCAACGGTATTCTACACCAATGGGTCGGAATACCAAGGCTGGCACGACGAAGACGCGTTTCAGGTCGAGTGTAGCGACGTCAATGGGGACGAGGAAAACGAAGCGAGGCTCACTGCCAATCTCACGGGTACAACGAGAATGACGTACACCACGGTCAAAAACAACGAGCTGTTGGTCTACGACGTGGACAACGATCTCGCGGACCCGATCACGTTCGACGAGCACGCCGATACCGTCGAGTGGGAATCCGACGGTGGAACGACGTTCGAGGTAGACGATACGACGACGATTGGGAACGTAACGAATCACTACGTGGGGCTTCTCGGCCCCAACGTCGACCTGACGGTCAAGGACGGGCCAGGTGAGGGGTCTGACGAGAGTTCCGAAGGGAACGTGAACGAGGACGCCTCCGGTGGA
- a CDS encoding winged helix-turn-helix domain-containing protein, with protein sequence MNSHTATVDEAGIEAVLEALTDENSRRILEALSEPMSAREIEAACDIPLSTTYRKLKSLSETGLVSERIDVSTPGKQTTRYVTDFDTVTVELNDDGSLRVRVDAGDTGGTPLASTGWRRIGQRS encoded by the coding sequence ATGAATTCACACACAGCCACCGTCGACGAAGCCGGTATCGAGGCCGTACTCGAGGCGCTGACGGACGAGAACAGCCGCCGCATACTCGAGGCACTCTCCGAACCGATGTCGGCACGGGAGATCGAGGCGGCCTGCGACATCCCCCTGTCGACCACGTACCGGAAATTGAAGTCACTCTCCGAGACCGGGCTGGTCAGCGAACGAATCGACGTGAGTACACCTGGCAAGCAGACGACGCGGTACGTGACCGACTTCGATACCGTCACCGTGGAACTGAACGACGACGGCTCACTCCGGGTTCGCGTCGATGCGGGCGACACCGGTGGCACGCCGCTGGCGTCGACCGGGTGGCGCCGTATTGGCCAGCGTTCCTAA
- a CDS encoding DUF302 domain-containing protein yields MPYTKRIEIHGTFDDIVDEVVEALNEEGFGVLSDIDFQATFANKLGEDIQQYRVLGACHPPAAFEGVSVEPELGALLPCNVAIHETADGTVVVSAVDPSTLIGLTDNPDLDDIVDTIDERFDRVLDSLSG; encoded by the coding sequence ATGCCATATACAAAACGGATCGAAATACACGGCACATTCGATGACATCGTCGATGAGGTCGTCGAGGCGTTGAACGAGGAGGGCTTCGGGGTACTGAGCGACATCGACTTCCAGGCCACGTTTGCCAATAAACTCGGGGAAGATATCCAGCAGTATCGCGTCCTCGGGGCGTGTCACCCGCCCGCCGCGTTCGAGGGTGTCTCGGTCGAACCCGAACTCGGGGCGTTGCTACCGTGCAACGTTGCCATTCACGAGACCGCCGACGGGACGGTCGTCGTAAGTGCCGTGGACCCGTCTACGTTGATCGGTCTGACGGACAATCCCGACCTCGACGACATCGTCGATACGATCGACGAACGCTTCGATCGCGTTCTGGACTCCCTGAGCGGTTGA
- a CDS encoding class I SAM-dependent methyltransferase has product MDASDVREEWATRTGEYSPRYYAYYGPNEVSRALESHLDERVSRDASVLELGCSSGRHLKHLYDHGYEDLAGIEINEEAIEVMGEEYPAVAAEGEFYTGAIESVVESMADRAFDVVYSVQTLQHLHSDTEWVFDSIRRITGQFLVIVEIEGDEHRGDRDVAVQNVDGMPLTYRNWRDVFEGAGFSQVYEEEIDNNTLRVFERTDR; this is encoded by the coding sequence GTGGATGCATCCGATGTCCGTGAGGAGTGGGCGACCAGGACCGGCGAATACTCCCCGCGGTACTACGCGTACTACGGCCCCAACGAGGTGAGCCGAGCCCTCGAATCACACCTCGACGAGCGCGTCTCTCGGGACGCATCGGTACTGGAACTCGGGTGCAGCTCGGGCCGACATCTCAAGCATCTGTACGACCACGGATATGAGGATCTCGCTGGCATCGAAATCAACGAGGAAGCCATCGAGGTGATGGGTGAGGAGTATCCCGCAGTTGCGGCGGAGGGGGAGTTCTATACCGGAGCGATCGAGTCGGTCGTCGAATCGATGGCCGACCGCGCATTCGACGTCGTCTATTCGGTTCAGACCCTCCAACATCTCCATTCCGATACCGAGTGGGTCTTCGATTCGATCCGCCGAATCACGGGTCAATTCCTCGTGATCGTCGAGATCGAGGGGGATGAGCACCGGGGGGACCGCGACGTCGCCGTTCAGAACGTCGACGGTATGCCACTAACGTACCGGAACTGGCGTGATGTGTTCGAGGGAGCGGGGTTTTCTCAGGTTTACGAGGAGGAAATCGACAACAACACGCTTCGCGTCTTCGAACGGACGGATCGCTGA
- a CDS encoding DUF7110 family protein: MPPTVFTLRSNITLPLEDVHEFFESVDLPPEIEDIQIERRNNRLLISSVASDESLSKYTPTAELKAKVYEKRVYEEPPEDRQPYANRAPDEEEEPIPSELVEYARFAGRGDEVLRNTALQYPMFTVLAELALQAEEGKLTAITAVEGELEATRIVEGDDRPATVEVVEEKTESDEAQNGVDWRENEYIK; encoded by the coding sequence ATCCCACCGACGGTCTTCACGCTTCGATCGAACATCACCCTCCCACTGGAGGACGTACACGAGTTCTTCGAGTCGGTTGATCTGCCCCCCGAGATCGAAGATATTCAGATCGAGCGACGAAACAACCGATTGCTCATCAGTTCCGTCGCGAGCGACGAGTCGCTCAGCAAGTACACGCCGACGGCGGAACTGAAAGCGAAGGTGTACGAGAAGCGCGTGTACGAAGAGCCGCCGGAAGACCGGCAACCATACGCGAATCGTGCCCCCGACGAGGAAGAAGAGCCGATCCCCTCGGAACTCGTCGAATACGCCCGGTTCGCCGGCCGCGGCGACGAGGTCCTTCGAAATACGGCCCTCCAGTATCCGATGTTCACCGTCCTGGCCGAACTCGCGCTACAGGCCGAAGAGGGGAAATTGACGGCCATCACGGCCGTGGAAGGCGAACTCGAAGCCACGCGCATCGTCGAGGGCGACGACCGCCCGGCAACCGTCGAAGTCGTCGAGGAGAAGACGGAAAGTGACGAGGCCCAAAACGGCGTCGATTGGCGCGAGAACGAGTACATCAAGTAG
- a CDS encoding FKBP-type peptidyl-prolyl cis-trans isomerase, with amino-acid sequence MAIESGDTVSLEYIGRLPDGEIFDTSREAVADEAGIASEQPDREFAPLTVEMGAEQIIPGLEDALYDMTVGETDTVTIPPEKAYGEPTDEQIIEHDREEFDDMLQGQSPSEGMQVQTQQGQIGTIIALDDDVVEIDFNHELAGETLEFEVEILEIE; translated from the coding sequence ATGGCAATCGAATCCGGCGATACGGTTTCACTGGAGTACATTGGTCGTCTTCCCGACGGCGAAATTTTCGACACCTCCCGTGAAGCGGTCGCGGACGAAGCAGGCATCGCCAGCGAGCAGCCCGACCGGGAATTCGCGCCGCTCACCGTGGAGATGGGCGCCGAGCAGATCATCCCGGGGCTCGAGGACGCCCTCTACGACATGACGGTTGGCGAGACGGACACCGTCACGATTCCCCCCGAAAAAGCGTATGGCGAACCGACCGACGAGCAGATCATCGAACACGATCGTGAGGAGTTCGACGACATGCTTCAGGGACAGTCGCCGTCCGAGGGAATGCAGGTACAGACCCAGCAGGGACAGATCGGGACCATCATAGCTCTCGACGATGACGTCGTCGAGATCGATTTCAACCACGAACTGGCGGGCGAGACGCTCGAATTCGAAGTCGAGATACTGGAAATCGAGTAG
- a CDS encoding universal stress protein — protein MSRILVPVDGSEHAENAFEYAVEHFPEDDIVALHVIELPEGYFAAFAEDTESLPQVEDAKERGHQILGDIESLAADLDAEVETEIISGNPPDKILSYVEDEDVDEIVIGSRGLSGVGRIMFGSVAEQVVRRSEVPVVVVH, from the coding sequence ATGAGTCGGATACTCGTGCCGGTGGACGGTTCGGAGCACGCTGAAAACGCCTTCGAATACGCAGTTGAGCACTTCCCGGAGGACGACATCGTCGCGTTACACGTGATCGAACTGCCGGAAGGATACTTCGCAGCGTTCGCGGAGGACACCGAGTCACTGCCGCAAGTCGAGGATGCAAAGGAGCGAGGCCACCAAATTTTGGGCGATATCGAATCGCTCGCAGCGGACCTCGACGCCGAGGTCGAGACCGAGATCATCTCCGGAAACCCCCCGGACAAGATCCTCTCGTACGTCGAGGATGAGGACGTAGACGAGATCGTAATCGGCAGTCGTGGGCTATCGGGCGTCGGACGGATTATGTTCGGGAGTGTTGCCGAACAGGTCGTCCGCCGGTCGGAAGTTCCCGTGGTCGTGGTTCACTGA
- a CDS encoding FAD-dependent oxidoreductase: protein MRVAVIGGGIAGIACAHELNKYDIEAHVLEKREVTDGEVSDTAKIISATDEAILELASDFGLDDTVESLPLEEMGAFQDGEITTFDQMEIFLTPRSDLSLLEKGMRRIFAPMVGLDRESVRKFHDNLGDVRFDPLDRGPKNEELHDQSIREWMDQYSEDLREMLIEPTLRAMTYDDHFEETSADRSAASLKKVVNMVREGAFVLPNGQYDFVEGLQAELPPERLVDGAEVTDVREDGDEVHVQYRRDGDSAEETFDYAVLAAPINISAEILDADFGTEFNRTRTVTVEGDIKEDVNLLIGGDDDYNLRSVIAVGDEHHAYVRDREDEIDVAEVYRDEPETLDSVVIPTTPRIRPGASIPDLQYSDNVLLAGDFAYYPSFNTAARTGKAAASMIADRF from the coding sequence ATGAGAGTTGCCGTTATCGGTGGCGGTATCGCGGGTATCGCGTGCGCCCACGAACTCAACAAATATGATATCGAAGCCCACGTACTCGAAAAACGTGAGGTTACCGACGGAGAAGTGTCCGACACTGCAAAGATCATCTCGGCAACCGACGAAGCCATTCTAGAGCTCGCATCGGACTTCGGACTGGACGACACCGTCGAGTCACTCCCCCTCGAAGAGATGGGCGCGTTTCAGGATGGCGAGATAACGACGTTCGACCAGATGGAGATATTCCTCACACCTCGGAGTGACCTGTCCCTCCTCGAGAAAGGGATGCGACGGATATTCGCCCCGATGGTCGGGCTGGATCGCGAGTCTGTTCGGAAGTTTCACGATAATCTGGGAGACGTGCGTTTCGACCCCCTCGACCGCGGGCCAAAGAACGAGGAACTCCACGACCAGTCGATTCGGGAGTGGATGGACCAATATAGCGAGGATCTCAGGGAGATGCTCATCGAGCCCACCCTGAGAGCGATGACCTACGACGATCACTTCGAGGAGACGAGTGCTGACAGATCGGCCGCTTCGTTGAAGAAGGTCGTGAATATGGTTCGGGAGGGGGCCTTCGTTCTCCCGAACGGCCAATACGACTTCGTGGAGGGGCTCCAGGCAGAATTGCCACCGGAGCGTCTAGTCGATGGAGCCGAGGTGACGGATGTCCGTGAGGATGGAGACGAGGTCCACGTTCAGTACCGCCGGGACGGCGATAGTGCCGAGGAGACCTTCGATTATGCCGTGTTGGCAGCACCCATCAATATCTCCGCCGAGATTCTCGATGCGGATTTCGGAACGGAGTTCAATCGGACACGGACGGTGACTGTGGAGGGTGACATCAAAGAAGACGTGAACCTCCTCATCGGCGGAGACGATGACTACAATCTGCGGAGTGTGATCGCGGTCGGTGACGAACATCACGCGTACGTGCGCGATAGAGAAGACGAGATCGACGTCGCCGAGGTCTATCGGGACGAGCCCGAAACGCTCGATTCCGTCGTGATACCCACGACGCCGAGAATTCGGCCGGGTGCATCGATCCCCGATCTCCAGTATTCGGATAACGTGTTACTGGCGGGCGACTTCGCCTACTATCCGAGTTTCAATACGGCCGCCCGCACGGGAAAAGCGGCGGCCTCCATGATCGCGGACCGATTCTGA
- a CDS encoding YbhB/YbcL family Raf kinase inhibitor-like protein, protein MTEQLRRRDVLGAGVATIATVVAGCAGDTDADESPQETTTEQSTGTETQTDSPQTDTMPSTILNGDIEQKGELTLSSPDFSDGERMPDWVGYANDNDNPELEISGVPDEAESLVLVVDDPDAQPVAGHTWDHWYAWDIDPDIGTIPRNWDGGSATEGHNDFIEYGYGGPSPPEGSHGYRFKLVAIDAELGVPAETRKTRVGSAIAMNAEVLASTQIVGDYHAEQGTTF, encoded by the coding sequence ATGACGGAGCAGTTACGACGACGAGACGTCCTGGGTGCTGGTGTCGCAACTATCGCCACCGTCGTGGCAGGGTGTGCTGGCGATACCGATGCGGACGAGTCACCCCAGGAAACGACCACGGAGCAGAGTACAGGTACCGAAACACAGACCGATTCACCACAGACTGATACCATGCCTTCGACGATCCTCAACGGCGACATCGAACAGAAAGGCGAGTTGACCCTGTCGAGCCCCGATTTCTCCGACGGCGAACGGATGCCGGACTGGGTCGGCTACGCGAACGACAACGACAATCCGGAACTCGAGATCAGCGGAGTTCCCGACGAGGCCGAATCGCTCGTCCTGGTCGTGGACGATCCCGACGCTCAGCCCGTGGCAGGACATACCTGGGACCACTGGTACGCCTGGGACATCGATCCCGACATCGGAACGATCCCCCGTAACTGGGACGGCGGATCGGCAACTGAGGGACACAACGACTTCATCGAGTACGGCTACGGCGGCCCCTCTCCGCCCGAAGGGAGTCACGGGTACCGGTTCAAACTCGTCGCCATCGACGCCGAACTCGGCGTTCCCGCCGAAACGCGCAAAACGCGTGTCGGCTCCGCCATCGCCATGAACGCCGAAGTGCTGGCAAGCACGCAGATCGTCGGTGACTACCACGCCGAACAGGGGACCACGTTCTAG
- a CDS encoding succinylglutamate desuccinylase/aspartoacylase family protein, with amino-acid sequence MKIEDESDSFEYEGGVVRPGQTAKFEHQVGEWYLGDPVDMPVTIVNGSKPGPTVFLSAAIHGDELNGVEVVRRVVDEWDHEEIHGCLVGLPVLNVPGFTTQQRYLPVTDRDLNRAFPGDPDSTSAHRIAYHIYENFIQPCDFGLDFHTSTRGRTNMFHIRADMDTEETARLARAFGANVILDGEGQEGTLRREATENGIPTITIEMGEARRFEQSCIDEAFRGVRSIFAEYGIYPDEVVRWPGWRTIVEGWGERTWLRSNSGGIVDMRKERGELVHEGEIICRITSPFKRGTDTIRAPFTGLLVGILKNPVVFPGNPLVHLAEVENVTAEVIEKYGIEPLCDEPVRRDEGEPPPSGES; translated from the coding sequence ATGAAAATCGAAGACGAATCCGATTCCTTCGAATACGAAGGTGGCGTGGTTCGGCCGGGCCAGACTGCGAAGTTCGAGCATCAGGTTGGGGAGTGGTATCTCGGTGACCCGGTCGATATGCCCGTGACGATTGTCAATGGAAGCAAACCGGGCCCGACGGTGTTCCTCTCGGCGGCGATTCACGGAGACGAGTTGAATGGCGTGGAAGTGGTCCGCCGCGTCGTCGACGAGTGGGATCACGAGGAGATTCACGGGTGTCTGGTCGGCCTGCCGGTCCTGAACGTGCCCGGGTTTACCACCCAGCAGCGGTACCTTCCGGTCACGGATCGAGACCTCAACCGAGCGTTCCCCGGCGACCCCGACAGCACGTCTGCTCACCGGATCGCCTACCACATCTACGAGAACTTCATCCAGCCCTGTGACTTCGGCCTCGACTTCCATACGTCGACGAGAGGGCGGACCAACATGTTCCACATTCGTGCCGATATGGATACCGAGGAAACGGCACGGCTCGCACGGGCGTTCGGAGCGAACGTTATCCTCGACGGAGAGGGCCAGGAGGGGACACTCCGGCGGGAAGCGACCGAGAACGGTATCCCGACGATCACAATCGAGATGGGAGAGGCGAGGCGATTCGAACAGAGCTGTATCGACGAGGCGTTCCGTGGCGTTCGGAGTATCTTCGCCGAATACGGTATCTATCCGGACGAGGTGGTCCGCTGGCCGGGCTGGCGGACGATCGTCGAGGGCTGGGGTGAGCGCACGTGGCTCCGCTCTAACTCGGGCGGAATCGTCGACATGCGCAAGGAACGTGGAGAATTGGTCCACGAGGGAGAGATCATCTGTCGGATTACCAGTCCGTTCAAGCGGGGAACAGACACGATTCGGGCCCCCTTCACCGGCTTGCTGGTGGGTATTCTGAAAAATCCCGTCGTCTTTCCCGGCAATCCACTGGTCCACCTGGCGGAGGTCGAAAACGTCACTGCCGAGGTCATCGAAAAATACGGAATCGAACCGTTGTGTGATGAACCGGTACGTCGGGATGAGGGGGAACCGCCCCCGTCAGGGGAGTCCTAG